The Fulvivirga ligni genome window below encodes:
- a CDS encoding UDP-N-acetylmuramoyl-L-alanyl-D-glutamate--2,6-diaminopimelate ligase codes for MPVLKDILYKVSLVSTSGDMEREVKSIAFDSRKVEEDTLFVAIKGTQSDGHEFIEKAIASGATVVVCEEMPGEINPAVTYVAVADSSRALGFISSNFYGEPSTKLKLVGVTGTNGKTTVATLLFNLYVKMGYKTGLLSTVNNRIGDEIIPSSHTTPDALSLNQLLAKMVESGCEYAFMEVSSHAIQQERIAGQLFAGAIFTNISHDHLDYHKTFDAYISAKKKLFDDLPSTAFALVNVDDKRGRIMLQNTKATKNTFALKSVAEFKGKMIANTLQGLEMDINNKNVWFRLIGDFNAYNLLAVYATSVLLGKDADEVLTQLSVLEGAPGRFEQVISPSKITAIVDYAHTPDALQNVLETINNFRTGNERVITVVGCGGNRDKTKRPLMASIACKLSDKVILTSDNPRNEDPMEIIKDMQEGVGPVDYKKTVVIADREEAIKTSCMLAGENDIILVAGKGHETYQEINGVKHPFDDKEVLSRMLNLFAN; via the coding sequence ATGCCTGTTTTAAAAGACATATTATATAAAGTATCATTAGTTTCTACCTCTGGAGATATGGAGCGAGAGGTGAAATCTATTGCCTTCGATTCCCGAAAGGTAGAAGAGGATACTTTGTTTGTGGCTATCAAAGGCACTCAGTCAGATGGGCATGAATTCATTGAAAAGGCCATTGCTTCAGGTGCTACGGTAGTGGTATGTGAAGAGATGCCTGGTGAGATTAACCCTGCTGTAACTTATGTGGCGGTAGCTGATAGCTCCAGAGCTTTAGGCTTCATTTCTTCTAATTTTTATGGTGAGCCATCTACCAAGCTAAAGCTGGTAGGTGTTACCGGTACCAATGGAAAAACCACAGTAGCTACCTTGCTTTTCAACCTATATGTAAAAATGGGTTATAAAACAGGTTTGCTATCTACTGTAAATAATAGAATAGGTGATGAAATTATTCCTTCATCACACACTACGCCTGATGCTTTGAGCTTAAATCAGCTTTTAGCTAAGATGGTGGAGAGCGGCTGTGAATATGCTTTTATGGAGGTGAGTTCTCATGCCATTCAGCAGGAGCGCATCGCTGGTCAGTTGTTCGCGGGAGCTATTTTTACCAATATCTCTCATGATCATTTAGACTACCATAAAACCTTTGATGCTTACATTTCTGCTAAGAAAAAGCTGTTTGATGATTTGCCATCTACTGCTTTTGCTTTGGTAAATGTAGATGACAAGAGAGGTCGTATCATGTTGCAAAACACGAAGGCTACTAAAAATACATTTGCACTAAAAAGTGTAGCTGAGTTCAAGGGTAAAATGATAGCGAATACCCTCCAAGGCCTTGAAATGGACATCAATAACAAGAATGTTTGGTTCAGACTTATTGGTGATTTTAATGCTTATAACCTACTAGCGGTATATGCTACTTCAGTGCTGTTGGGTAAGGATGCTGATGAGGTTTTAACTCAGTTATCAGTGCTGGAAGGTGCCCCGGGAAGATTTGAGCAAGTGATATCACCATCTAAGATAACCGCAATAGTGGATTATGCCCACACACCAGATGCATTGCAAAATGTGCTGGAGACCATCAATAACTTCCGAACTGGAAATGAAAGGGTGATCACCGTGGTTGGTTGTGGTGGTAATAGAGATAAAACAAAGAGACCTTTAATGGCCTCTATTGCTTGTAAGCTGAGTGACAAAGTGATCCTTACTTCTGATAATCCCAGAAATGAAGATCCTATGGAGATCATTAAGGACATGCAGGAAGGTGTAGGTCCTGTAGATTATAAGAAAACAGTTGTAATTGCTGACAGAGAAGAGGCTATTAAAACCTCATGTATGCTGGCAGGTGAAAATGATATTATTCTGGTGGCCGGTAAAGGCCATGAAACATATCAGGAAATAAATGGAGTGAAGCATCCCTTTGATGATAAAGAGGTGCTGAGTAGAATGTTGAACTTATTTGCTAACTGA
- a CDS encoding FtsW/RodA/SpoVE family cell cycle protein: MMKIKAWADNNLKGDPVIWAVVFALSLISILVVYSATGTLAFKHMRNPESYLLKHTVLIGVGILAMWLAHRVDYRYYSRISRLALWVSVPLLLYTFTNGVSLNDASRWISVPIIHATFQPSDLASLALITSLASMLSKRQQNIADFKESLIPILIWCGVICGLIALTNLSSAILLFLTCMLIMFIGRVPVKYLAMLVFVGGLAGVVALKFGVRAETAKSRIESFVSGDDLPFQSLQARLAVATGGITGKGPGKSQQRNILPHPYSDFVYAIIIEEYGMIGGVVVLVLYLILLSRGMKAVVNSERAYGGLLSAGLSFSLVLQALVNMGVVVGLGPVTGLPLPMVSMGGTSLMFTGLSLGIILSVSRGETDTSWKDSSSLVKNMARA, from the coding sequence ATGATGAAGATCAAGGCATGGGCGGATAATAACCTGAAGGGAGATCCTGTGATCTGGGCGGTAGTGTTTGCACTTTCACTTATCAGTATTCTGGTAGTGTATAGTGCTACAGGTACACTAGCCTTTAAGCACATGCGTAACCCTGAAAGTTACTTGCTTAAACATACCGTGCTTATTGGTGTGGGTATTTTAGCTATGTGGTTGGCGCACAGGGTAGATTATAGATATTACTCAAGAATATCAAGGTTAGCACTGTGGGTAAGTGTGCCCTTATTGCTTTATACTTTTACTAATGGAGTAAGCTTAAACGATGCATCAAGATGGATCAGTGTGCCCATTATTCACGCTACTTTCCAGCCTTCAGATTTAGCGAGTTTGGCCCTGATTACCAGCTTGGCCAGTATGCTTTCTAAAAGGCAACAAAATATAGCAGACTTTAAAGAGTCATTAATTCCAATACTGATTTGGTGTGGGGTTATCTGTGGTCTTATTGCCCTTACTAACCTGTCGTCAGCTATCCTATTATTCCTTACCTGCATGTTGATCATGTTCATAGGTAGGGTGCCTGTAAAATATCTGGCTATGCTGGTTTTTGTAGGTGGCTTAGCCGGAGTAGTAGCATTGAAGTTTGGAGTAAGAGCTGAAACGGCCAAGAGTCGTATCGAAAGTTTTGTGAGTGGTGATGATCTTCCATTCCAGTCATTACAAGCTCGTTTGGCAGTAGCTACGGGGGGCATTACTGGAAAAGGACCAGGCAAAAGCCAGCAAAGAAATATTCTTCCTCACCCATATTCGGATTTCGTGTATGCCATCATTATCGAAGAGTATGGAATGATAGGAGGCGTAGTGGTTTTAGTGCTCTACCTGATTTTACTATCACGCGGTATGAAAGCCGTGGTGAACAGTGAAAGGGCCTATGGAGGGCTTCTCTCCGCAGGACTCAGCTTTTCGCTGGTGCTTCAGGCATTAGTGAATATGGGGGTAGTAGTAGGATTAGGACCTGTTACAGGTTTACCATTACCGATGGTAAGTATGGGTGGTACATCATTGATGTTTACCGGTCTGTCATTAGGCATCATCCTCAGTGTGAGCCGAGGTGAGACAGATACAAGCTGGAAAGACAGCTCAAGTTTAGTTAAAAACATGGCCAGGGCATAG
- the murD gene encoding UDP-N-acetylmuramoyl-L-alanine--D-glutamate ligase gives MVNKKVTILGAGESGTGAALLAKAKGYDVFVSDAGTIKDKYKAELEAEAIVFEEKTHSMDEILGSELIIKSPGIPESAEIIQKCIEKQIEIIDEIEFAFRYTNAQIIAITGTNGKTTTTLLTYHLLEQAGLKVGLAGNVGHSLAKQVIKDEYDYYVVEMSSFQLDGTVTFKPYVGVLLNITPDHMDRYNYSLAKYADSKFQLIKNMDKASHFVYYQDNELVKAGLSSRADKGARHAVSLVEETANYFDQGMMYFDQSVKIAQEETSLRGLHNAINMMCAIRVALILELPEDRIREALKTFKNAPHRMEYVATINNVDFVNDSKATNVDSVKYALGSFNESLVWIAGGIDKGNDYNLIKDSVNAKVKALICLGKDNSKLRDAFHEQIIDLLETDNVKDAVRSALKYADAHDVVLLSPACASFDLFKNYEDRGEQFKKAVLELKEEFESNAIKQ, from the coding sequence ATGGTAAACAAGAAGGTGACCATATTGGGCGCTGGAGAAAGCGGAACAGGTGCAGCTCTTTTGGCGAAAGCTAAAGGGTATGATGTATTTGTGTCCGATGCTGGAACCATCAAAGATAAGTACAAGGCTGAGCTTGAGGCTGAGGCTATTGTCTTTGAAGAGAAAACTCATTCTATGGATGAGATTCTTGGTTCTGAGCTTATTATCAAAAGCCCAGGTATACCTGAAAGTGCTGAAATCATTCAAAAATGTATCGAAAAGCAAATTGAAATCATTGATGAGATTGAATTTGCCTTTCGATACACCAATGCTCAGATTATTGCCATTACGGGAACGAATGGCAAGACTACTACTACACTTTTGACTTATCACTTGCTGGAGCAGGCTGGGTTAAAGGTGGGCTTAGCAGGCAATGTTGGTCATAGCCTGGCCAAGCAGGTAATCAAAGACGAATATGATTACTATGTAGTGGAAATGAGCAGTTTTCAATTAGATGGAACGGTCACGTTCAAGCCATACGTAGGTGTGCTTTTGAACATTACGCCAGACCATATGGATAGGTATAACTATAGCCTTGCTAAGTATGCCGATTCCAAATTTCAACTCATTAAAAACATGGACAAAGCTAGCCACTTTGTCTATTACCAGGATAATGAGTTGGTCAAAGCTGGTCTTTCATCACGAGCTGATAAAGGAGCCAGACATGCTGTTTCCTTAGTAGAGGAAACAGCCAACTACTTTGATCAGGGTATGATGTACTTCGATCAAAGTGTGAAAATAGCTCAGGAAGAAACCTCATTGAGAGGACTTCATAACGCTATTAACATGATGTGCGCCATTAGGGTGGCTTTAATTTTAGAGCTTCCTGAGGACAGGATAAGAGAAGCATTGAAAACATTCAAAAATGCTCCTCATAGAATGGAATATGTGGCTACCATCAATAATGTAGATTTTGTAAATGATTCAAAAGCTACCAATGTAGACTCAGTGAAATATGCTTTAGGAAGCTTCAATGAGTCTTTGGTTTGGATAGCCGGAGGAATAGATAAAGGTAATGACTATAACCTGATCAAGGACAGTGTTAATGCCAAGGTAAAAGCTTTGATATGCCTGGGCAAAGACAATAGTAAGCTGAGAGATGCATTCCATGAACAGATTATTGATTTGCTGGAAACGGATAACGTAAAAGATGCAGTGCGATCAGCACTGAAATATGCTGATGCTCATGATGTGGTGTTATTATCACCTGCATGTGCCAGTTTCGACCTTTTTAAGAACTATGAAGATAGAGGTGAACAGTTTAAAAAGGCCGTTTTAGAGTTGAAAGAAGAATTTGAAAGTAACGCGATAAAGCAATGA
- the murG gene encoding undecaprenyldiphospho-muramoylpentapeptide beta-N-acetylglucosaminyltransferase produces MSKNRPYRFMISGGGTGGHIYPAIAVANEIKRRYEDAEILFVGAKGRMEMTKVPEAGYKIEGLWISGLQRRLTIDNLSFPLKVVHSFLAAKRLVSSFKPDAVVGFGGYASGPTMLAATGKKIPAMVQEQNSHAGITNKKLGNKARKVCVAYENMDRYFPKEKIVITGNPVRRDILEVDSKKEKALKHFNLSAGKKTILVLGGSLGARTINNSVIGQLQKVVDADVQLVWQTGKIYHSEMTAKASNFDLSNIRVMEFIKEMDLAYAAADLVVSRAGALSISELCLVGKPVILVPSANVAEDHQTKNAMALVVKDAAVMVKDSEAENNMIPEALNLLADNDKQKSLGANIKKMGKPNAAEDIVNELMSIVN; encoded by the coding sequence GTGAGTAAGAATAGACCATATCGATTCATGATCAGTGGTGGCGGCACCGGCGGGCATATTTACCCTGCTATAGCTGTGGCCAACGAGATCAAGCGCCGTTATGAGGATGCTGAAATCCTTTTTGTAGGAGCTAAAGGTCGTATGGAAATGACTAAGGTGCCTGAGGCAGGTTATAAAATAGAAGGACTATGGATCAGTGGTTTACAAAGAAGGCTTACAATAGATAACCTGTCTTTTCCGCTAAAAGTAGTTCATAGCTTTTTAGCAGCTAAGCGCTTAGTGTCCAGCTTTAAGCCTGATGCGGTGGTAGGATTTGGTGGATACGCCAGCGGACCTACTATGCTTGCAGCTACAGGCAAAAAGATTCCGGCTATGGTACAAGAGCAAAACTCACATGCCGGTATCACAAATAAAAAATTGGGCAATAAAGCCCGGAAAGTATGTGTGGCCTATGAAAATATGGACAGATACTTTCCTAAAGAAAAGATAGTAATTACAGGAAACCCTGTAAGAAGAGATATACTGGAGGTAGACAGCAAAAAGGAGAAAGCACTGAAGCACTTCAATTTGTCCGCTGGCAAGAAAACGATTTTGGTTTTAGGCGGAAGCCTGGGAGCCAGGACTATAAATAACAGTGTCATTGGTCAATTGCAAAAGGTGGTTGATGCCGACGTGCAGTTGGTATGGCAAACGGGTAAAATCTATCACTCTGAAATGACTGCCAAGGCAAGCAATTTTGACCTTAGTAACATCAGAGTGATGGAGTTTATTAAAGAAATGGATTTGGCTTATGCAGCGGCAGACCTTGTTGTTTCCAGAGCTGGTGCTCTTTCCATTTCAGAATTATGCCTGGTGGGCAAACCGGTTATTCTGGTACCATCAGCTAATGTGGCTGAAGACCATCAGACTAAAAATGCCATGGCGCTGGTTGTGAAAGATGCAGCGGTAATGGTGAAAGACAGCGAAGCTGAAAATAATATGATTCCAGAAGCATTAAACCTTCTGGCAGATAATGATAAACAAAAGTCATTAGGCGCTAATATCAAGAAAATGGGTAAGCCTAATGCAGCAGAAGATATTGTGAACGAACTAATGAGCATAGTGAATTGA
- the mraY gene encoding phospho-N-acetylmuramoyl-pentapeptide-transferase, with protein MLYYIFDYLEKNFDLIGASVFQYISFRAGMAAVISLLITITFGKKLINFLRRKQVGETVRDLGLEGQMEKKGTPTMGGIIILSGILVPVLLFSKLDNIYVILLIVATVWLGLIGFLDDYIKVFKKNKEGLAGRFKIVGQIGIGLIVGLTLYFNDDVVIREYSDTATIENNEIVREYEEVKSTKTTVPFFKNNELDYDEVFSFLGHDFTWAIYVLIVIFIITAVSNGANITDGIDGLAAGTSAIIGLTLAIFAYISGRVDFSTYLNILHIPNLSEVVIFCTAFVGACLGFLWYNSYPAQVFMGDTGSLSLGGIIAVIALVVRKELMIPLLCGVFLIENLSVILQVSYFKYTRKKYGEGRRIFLMSPLHHHYQKKNLHEAKIVTRFWIVGILLAILSLATLKLR; from the coding sequence ATGTTATACTATATTTTTGATTATCTGGAGAAGAATTTTGACCTCATCGGGGCGAGTGTATTCCAGTACATTTCGTTTCGGGCAGGTATGGCTGCGGTCATTTCTCTATTAATCACTATCACTTTTGGTAAAAAGCTTATCAACTTCCTGAGAAGAAAGCAGGTAGGAGAGACCGTGCGTGACTTAGGTTTAGAAGGGCAAATGGAGAAGAAGGGTACGCCTACCATGGGTGGTATCATCATTCTCAGCGGAATACTGGTTCCGGTTTTACTTTTTTCTAAGCTGGATAACATTTATGTAATCCTTCTCATAGTAGCTACCGTCTGGTTAGGACTTATTGGCTTTTTAGATGATTATATCAAAGTATTTAAAAAGAACAAAGAAGGACTTGCAGGCCGATTTAAGATAGTAGGGCAGATTGGAATAGGCCTTATTGTTGGGCTCACACTTTATTTTAATGATGATGTGGTGATCAGAGAATATTCTGATACTGCTACCATTGAAAACAATGAAATAGTGAGAGAATATGAAGAGGTAAAGTCAACTAAGACTACGGTGCCTTTCTTCAAAAATAATGAGCTGGATTATGATGAGGTATTCTCCTTTTTAGGGCATGATTTTACATGGGCCATTTATGTGCTTATTGTAATCTTCATCATTACGGCAGTATCTAATGGAGCTAACATTACTGATGGTATAGATGGTCTGGCGGCAGGAACCTCCGCCATTATAGGGCTCACCCTAGCCATTTTTGCCTATATATCAGGCAGGGTGGATTTTAGTACTTATCTCAATATCCTTCACATTCCTAACCTAAGTGAAGTGGTAATTTTCTGTACCGCTTTTGTAGGAGCTTGTTTAGGGTTTTTGTGGTATAACTCATATCCGGCGCAGGTTTTTATGGGTGATACAGGAAGCCTTTCATTAGGAGGTATCATAGCAGTAATTGCCCTTGTAGTAAGAAAAGAATTGATGATTCCATTGTTGTGTGGAGTCTTTTTGATAGAGAATTTATCAGTGATTTTACAGGTGTCTTATTTCAAGTACACCAGGAAGAAATACGGTGAAGGTAGACGGATATTTTTAATGTCTCCACTACATCACCACTATCAAAAGAAAAATTTACATGAGGCAAAAATTGTCACCAGATTCTGGATAGTAGGTATCCTGTTGGCCATACTTAGTTTGGCCACATTGAAGCTGAGATAA